A genomic segment from Streptomyces sp. NBC_00459 encodes:
- a CDS encoding LLM class flavin-dependent oxidoreductase — protein sequence MPVTVVRFNLVAPDATPADLRARYQAAIEMAAYADAHGITTVQTEEHHGVANNWLPSPFAFAGAVFGATRRIAVTVSAVIGPLHDPLRLAEDIAVLDLLSGGRLVTVAGIGYRPEEYAHFGADWKRRGKLQDELLETLLKAWTGEEFEYRGRTVRVTPRPCTDPHPLLLVGGSSKAAARRAARLGLPLFPSAHLPELEAYYKEQLVEYGTEGWTMMPAAETPLLHITEDPDRAWAEYGHHFLHEARTYASWQSGDIRSAVKSAATTVEELRAEGVYRMVTPEECVAQGLDNHVLHPLSGGMPVEEGWRSLRLFGERVVPELTA from the coding sequence ATGCCCGTCACCGTCGTACGTTTCAACCTGGTCGCCCCCGACGCAACCCCAGCCGATCTCCGCGCCCGCTACCAGGCCGCCATCGAGATGGCCGCGTACGCCGACGCCCACGGAATCACCACCGTCCAGACCGAGGAGCACCACGGCGTCGCCAACAACTGGCTGCCCTCGCCGTTCGCCTTCGCCGGCGCGGTGTTCGGGGCGACGCGGCGGATCGCGGTGACCGTGTCCGCGGTGATCGGCCCGTTGCACGACCCCCTGAGGCTCGCCGAGGACATCGCCGTACTCGATCTGCTGAGCGGCGGACGGCTGGTCACGGTCGCCGGGATCGGATACCGGCCCGAGGAGTACGCGCACTTCGGCGCCGACTGGAAGCGGCGCGGCAAGCTCCAGGACGAGCTGCTGGAGACGCTCCTGAAGGCCTGGACCGGGGAAGAGTTCGAATACCGGGGCCGTACGGTACGGGTCACTCCGCGCCCGTGCACCGACCCGCACCCGCTCCTCCTGGTCGGCGGCTCGTCGAAGGCGGCGGCCCGGCGGGCGGCCCGTCTGGGGCTCCCTCTCTTTCCCAGCGCGCACCTGCCCGAGCTGGAGGCCTACTACAAGGAACAGCTCGTCGAGTACGGCACGGAGGGCTGGACGATGATGCCGGCCGCCGAGACCCCGTTGCTGCACATCACCGAGGACCCGGACCGGGCGTGGGCCGAGTACGGCCACCACTTCCTGCACGAGGCCCGGACGTACGCCTCCTGGCAGTCCGGCGACATCCGGTCCGCCGTGAAGTCGGCGGCCACGACGGTCGAGGAACTGCGCGCCGAGGGCGTCTACCGGATGGTGACGCCCGAGGAGTGTGTGGCGCAGGGGCTGGACAACCACGTACTGCACCCGCTGTCGGGCGGGATGCCGGTGGAGGAGGGGTGGCGGAGTCTACGGCTGTTCGGGGAACGCGTGGTGCCGGAACTGACGGCCTGA
- a CDS encoding sugar porter family MFS transporter, translated as MTSAEQTLKSGAGTAHPEHLGHVIFIAAAAAMGGFLFGYDSAVINGAVEAIRSRYDVGSAALAQVIAIALIGCAIGAATAGRMADRIGRIRCMQISAVLFTISAVGSALPFALYDLAFWRIIGGFAIGMASVIGPAYIAEVAPAAYRGRLGSFQQAAIVIGIAISQLVNWGILNAAGGDQRGELLGVEAWQVMLGVMVVPAVLYGLLSFAIPESPRFLISVGRDERAREVLREVEGDSIDLDARVAEIEHAMKSEHKSTFRDLLGGTFFFKPIVWIGIGLSVFQQFVGINVAFYYSSTLWQSVGVDPTESFLYSFTTSIINIVGTVIAMIFVDRIGRRPLALIGSVGMVIGLALEAWAFSYDLVDGKLPATQGWVALVAAHVFVLFFALSWGVVVWVFLGEMFPNRIRAAALGVAAAAQWIANWAITASFPSLADWNLSATYVIYTIFAALSIPFVLRFVKETKGKTLEEMG; from the coding sequence GTGACCAGCGCTGAGCAGACACTCAAGTCAGGAGCCGGGACGGCTCATCCCGAGCATCTCGGACATGTCATCTTCATCGCGGCGGCGGCCGCGATGGGTGGTTTTCTCTTCGGTTACGACAGTGCCGTGATCAACGGTGCCGTCGAGGCCATCCGGAGCCGCTACGACGTCGGCTCGGCCGCTCTGGCGCAGGTCATCGCCATCGCGCTGATCGGCTGCGCCATCGGCGCCGCCACCGCGGGACGCATGGCCGACCGCATCGGCCGTATCCGCTGCATGCAGATCTCCGCGGTGCTCTTCACGATCAGCGCCGTCGGCTCCGCGCTGCCCTTCGCGCTGTACGACCTCGCCTTCTGGCGGATCATCGGCGGCTTCGCCATCGGTATGGCCTCAGTGATCGGCCCCGCCTACATCGCCGAGGTCGCCCCGGCCGCCTACCGGGGGCGGCTCGGGTCGTTCCAGCAGGCCGCGATCGTCATCGGCATCGCCATCTCGCAGCTGGTCAACTGGGGCATCCTGAACGCGGCGGGCGGTGACCAGCGCGGCGAGCTGTTGGGCGTCGAGGCCTGGCAGGTCATGCTCGGTGTGATGGTCGTACCGGCGGTGCTGTACGGGCTGCTGTCCTTCGCGATCCCCGAGTCGCCGCGCTTCCTGATCTCCGTCGGCCGGGACGAGCGCGCCCGTGAGGTGCTGCGCGAGGTCGAGGGCGACAGCATCGACCTGGACGCCCGGGTCGCCGAGATCGAGCACGCCATGAAGAGCGAGCACAAGTCGACCTTCCGGGACCTGCTCGGGGGCACCTTCTTCTTCAAGCCGATCGTCTGGATCGGTATCGGACTCTCGGTCTTCCAGCAGTTCGTCGGCATCAACGTCGCGTTCTACTACTCCTCGACGCTCTGGCAGTCGGTCGGCGTCGACCCGACGGAGTCGTTCCTCTACTCCTTCACCACGTCGATCATCAACATCGTCGGCACCGTGATCGCCATGATCTTCGTCGACCGCATCGGCCGCCGGCCGCTCGCGCTCATCGGTTCCGTCGGCATGGTCATCGGGCTCGCGCTGGAGGCCTGGGCCTTCTCCTACGACCTCGTCGACGGCAAACTGCCCGCCACGCAGGGCTGGGTCGCCCTGGTCGCCGCCCATGTGTTCGTGCTCTTCTTCGCCCTGTCCTGGGGTGTCGTCGTCTGGGTCTTCCTCGGTGAGATGTTCCCGAACAGGATCCGCGCCGCCGCCCTGGGCGTGGCCGCGGCCGCCCAGTGGATCGCCAACTGGGCCATCACCGCGAGCTTCCCGTCGCTGGCCGACTGGAACCTCTCCGCGACGTACGTGATCTACACGATCTTCGCCGCGCTCTCGATCCCGTTCGTGCTCAGGTTCGTCAAGGAGACGAAGGGCAAGACGCTGGAGGAGATGGGCTAG
- a CDS encoding AAA family ATPase translates to MHLKALTLRGFKSFASATTLRFEPGITCVVGPNGSGKSNVVDALSWVMGEQGAKSLRGGKMEDVIFAGTTGRPPLGRAEVSLTIDNSDGALPIEYAEVTITRIMFRNGGSEYQINGDTCRLLDIQELLSDSGIGREMHVIVGQGQLDSVLHADPMGRRAFIEEAAGVLKHRKRKEKALRKLDAMQANLARVQDLTDELRRQLKPLGRQAAVARRAAVIQADLRDARLRLLADDLVRLRGALQTEVADEAALKERKDAAEAELRKALQREALLEDEVRQLTPRLQRAQQTWYELSQLAERVRGTVSLADARVKSATSAPDEERRGREPEDMEREAARIREQEAELEAALAAAEHALEDTVEHRAGLERELAVEERRLKDVARAIADRREGLARLNGQVNAARSRAASAQAEIDRLAAARDEAQERAVAAQEEYETLQAEVDGLDAGDADLAEQHDTAKAALADAETALTAAREAATAAERRRAATQARHEALALGLRRKDGTGALLAAQDRLTGLLGPAAELLTVTPGHEVAVAAAFGAAANAIAMTTPASAAAAIRLLRKQDGGRASLLLAGAPEEAEAPAVPGSGLRGPGRQVGEWDTGARGSAGHEGAAGGRPGGGVGAGFGSADGSPGSGSGVPGVGDALSDGSGPAGAAASGGTRDAGAADGPGSAPGDRPGAPGRGPSGPLPVADLVRGPAELMPAVRRLLRGIVVVGTLEDAEELVYARPELTAVTAEGDLLGAHFAHGGSAGAPSLLEVQASVDEAAAELDELAVRCEELAGAQRVAGERRKECAAFVEELGERRRAADREKSAVAQQLGRLAGQARGAAGEAERSTAAAARAQEALDRAVQDAEELAERLAVAEEMPVEEEPDTGVRDRLAADGANARQTEMEARLQVRTHEERVKGLAGRADSLDRAARAEREARARAEQRRARLRHEAAVAEAVASGARQLLAHVEVSLSRADEERTAADAAKARREQELTAARAAGRDLKAELDKLTDSMHRGEVLGAEKRLRIEQLENKALEELGVEPEGLVAEYGPHQLVPPSPPAEGEELPEDPEHPRNQPKQFHRAEQEKRLRATERAYQQLGKVNPLALEEFAALEERHKFLSEQLEDLKKTRTDLLQVVKEVDERVEQVFTEAFRDTAVQFEGVFSRLFPGGEGRLILTDPDNMLTTGVDVEARPPGKKVKRLSLLSGGERSLTAVALLVSIFKARPSPFYVMDEVEAALDDTNLQRLIRIMQELQEASQLIVITHQKRTMEVADALYGVSMQGDGVSKVISQRLR, encoded by the coding sequence GTGCACCTCAAGGCCCTGACCCTCCGAGGGTTCAAGTCGTTCGCCTCGGCGACCACGCTCCGGTTCGAACCGGGCATCACGTGTGTCGTGGGGCCCAACGGCTCGGGTAAATCCAACGTCGTGGACGCCCTCAGCTGGGTCATGGGCGAGCAGGGCGCCAAGTCGTTGCGCGGCGGCAAGATGGAGGACGTCATCTTCGCCGGCACCACCGGACGCCCGCCGCTGGGCCGCGCCGAGGTGTCCCTCACCATCGACAACTCCGACGGCGCGCTGCCCATCGAGTACGCCGAGGTCACCATCACGCGGATCATGTTCCGCAACGGCGGCAGCGAGTACCAGATCAACGGCGACACCTGCCGGCTCCTCGACATCCAGGAACTGCTGTCCGACTCCGGCATCGGCCGCGAGATGCACGTCATCGTCGGCCAGGGCCAGCTGGACTCCGTACTGCACGCCGATCCGATGGGCCGCCGCGCCTTCATCGAGGAGGCGGCGGGCGTACTGAAGCACCGCAAGCGCAAGGAGAAGGCGCTGCGCAAGCTGGACGCGATGCAGGCGAACCTCGCCCGCGTCCAGGACCTCACCGACGAGCTGCGGCGCCAGCTGAAGCCGCTGGGGCGGCAGGCTGCGGTCGCGCGCCGGGCCGCGGTCATCCAGGCGGATCTGCGCGACGCCCGGCTCCGGCTCCTCGCCGACGATCTCGTAAGGCTGCGGGGAGCCCTCCAGACGGAGGTCGCGGACGAGGCCGCGCTCAAGGAACGCAAGGACGCGGCGGAGGCCGAGCTGAGGAAGGCGCTCCAGCGCGAGGCGCTGCTGGAGGACGAGGTACGGCAGCTCACGCCGCGCCTCCAGCGCGCCCAGCAGACCTGGTACGAGCTCTCCCAGCTCGCCGAACGGGTGCGCGGCACCGTCTCACTGGCCGACGCGCGCGTGAAGAGCGCCACCTCCGCCCCCGACGAGGAACGGCGCGGACGTGAGCCCGAGGACATGGAGCGCGAGGCCGCGCGCATCCGCGAGCAGGAGGCCGAGCTGGAGGCGGCTCTGGCGGCGGCCGAACACGCGCTGGAGGACACGGTCGAGCACCGGGCCGGGCTGGAGCGCGAACTCGCGGTCGAGGAACGGCGGCTGAAGGACGTCGCCCGCGCGATCGCCGACCGCCGTGAGGGCCTGGCCCGGCTGAACGGCCAGGTCAACGCCGCCCGTTCGCGTGCGGCCAGCGCCCAGGCCGAGATCGACCGCCTCGCCGCAGCCCGGGACGAGGCGCAGGAACGGGCGGTCGCGGCCCAGGAGGAGTACGAGACGCTGCAGGCAGAGGTCGACGGCCTCGACGCGGGCGACGCGGACCTGGCGGAGCAGCACGACACGGCGAAGGCGGCCCTCGCCGACGCGGAAACGGCCCTCACGGCGGCCCGTGAGGCGGCCACGGCGGCGGAACGCCGGCGCGCCGCCACGCAGGCCCGTCACGAGGCCCTGGCACTCGGCCTGCGCCGCAAGGACGGAACCGGCGCGCTGCTCGCCGCGCAGGACCGTCTCACCGGCCTGCTGGGACCGGCGGCGGAGCTGCTCACGGTCACCCCGGGCCACGAGGTCGCCGTGGCCGCCGCCTTCGGCGCGGCGGCGAACGCGATCGCGATGACCACCCCGGCCTCCGCGGCAGCCGCGATCCGGCTCCTGCGCAAGCAGGACGGAGGGCGCGCTTCGCTGTTGCTGGCGGGGGCACCGGAGGAGGCGGAGGCACCGGCGGTGCCGGGAAGCGGACTGCGCGGGCCGGGTCGTCAGGTGGGGGAGTGGGACACGGGCGCGCGTGGCTCGGCGGGGCACGAGGGTGCTGCCGGTGGGCGGCCCGGCGGTGGGGTGGGTGCCGGGTTCGGGTCTGCGGATGGTTCGCCGGGTTCGGGGTCCGGTGTTCCGGGTGTGGGAGATGCCCTCAGCGACGGCTCCGGGCCGGCCGGTGCTGCAGCCTCCGGCGGTACCCGCGATGCCGGTGCTGCCGACGGGCCGGGCTCCGCGCCCGGCGATCGTCCGGGAGCCCCGGGGCGTGGGCCGAGCGGGCCGCTCCCCGTCGCGGACCTCGTCCGTGGCCCCGCCGAACTCATGCCCGCCGTACGCCGGTTGCTGCGCGGGATCGTGGTCGTCGGGACGCTTGAGGACGCCGAGGAACTGGTGTACGCGCGGCCGGAGTTGACCGCGGTGACCGCCGAAGGGGATCTGCTGGGCGCCCACTTCGCGCACGGTGGGTCCGCCGGTGCGCCGAGCCTGCTGGAGGTGCAGGCCTCCGTCGACGAGGCCGCCGCCGAACTCGACGAACTGGCCGTGCGGTGCGAGGAGTTGGCCGGGGCGCAGCGGGTCGCCGGGGAACGGCGGAAGGAGTGTGCCGCGTTCGTCGAGGAGTTGGGGGAGCGGCGCCGGGCCGCCGACCGGGAGAAGTCGGCCGTCGCACAGCAGCTCGGGCGGCTCGCCGGGCAGGCCAGGGGCGCCGCCGGAGAGGCCGAGAGGTCCACCGCGGCCGCTGCGCGTGCGCAGGAAGCGCTCGACAGGGCCGTACAGGATGCCGAGGAGCTCGCCGAACGGCTGGCTGTCGCCGAGGAGATGCCCGTCGAGGAGGAGCCCGACACGGGAGTACGGGATCGGCTCGCCGCCGACGGCGCCAACGCGCGCCAGACCGAGATGGAGGCCCGGCTCCAGGTCCGTACGCACGAGGAGCGGGTCAAGGGGCTGGCCGGACGGGCCGACTCGCTCGACCGGGCGGCGCGTGCCGAACGGGAGGCACGCGCGCGTGCCGAGCAGCGGCGGGCGCGGCTCAGACACGAGGCGGCCGTCGCCGAAGCCGTCGCCTCCGGGGCGCGGCAGTTGCTCGCGCATGTCGAGGTCTCCCTCTCCCGGGCCGACGAGGAACGCACCGCGGCCGATGCCGCCAAGGCGCGGCGCGAGCAGGAGCTGACCGCAGCTCGTGCCGCCGGACGTGATCTCAAGGCCGAACTCGACAAGTTGACGGATTCGATGCACCGCGGTGAGGTACTCGGCGCCGAGAAGCGGCTGCGGATCGAGCAGCTGGAGAACAAGGCGCTGGAGGAACTCGGTGTGGAACCGGAGGGGTTGGTGGCCGAGTACGGCCCGCACCAGCTGGTGCCGCCCTCGCCCCCCGCCGAGGGCGAGGAGCTGCCCGAGGACCCGGAGCACCCGCGCAACCAGCCCAAGCAGTTCCACCGGGCCGAACAGGAGAAGCGGCTCAGGGCGACCGAGCGGGCCTACCAGCAGCTCGGCAAGGTCAATCCGCTGGCCCTGGAGGAGTTCGCGGCACTGGAGGAACGCCACAAGTTCCTCAGCGAGCAGCTCGAAGACCTGAAGAAGACGCGCACCGACCTGCTTCAGGTCGTGAAGGAGGTCGACGAGCGGGTCGAGCAGGTCTTCACGGAGGCGTTCCGGGACACGGCGGTGCAGTTCGAGGGTGTCTTCAGCCGGCTGTTCCCCGGCGGCGAGGGACGGCTGATCCTGACCGATCCCGACAACATGCTCACCACGGGCGTGGACGTGGAGGCCCGGCCGCCGGGCAAGAAGGTCAAGCGGCTGTCGCTACTCTCCGGTGGCGAGCGCTCGCTCACCGCCGTAGCGTTGCTGGTGTCGATCTTCAAGGCCCGGCCGAGTCCCTTCTACGTGATGGACGAGGTCGAGGCTGCCCTCGACGACACCAACCTTCAGCGGCTCATCCGCATCATGCAGGAGCTCCAGGAAGCCTCGCAGCTCATCGTGATCACGCACCAGAAGCGGACGATGGAGGTCGCCGACGCGCTGTACGGCGTCTCCATGCAGGGCGACGGCGTGTCGAAGGTGATCTCGCAGCGGCTCCGCTAG